From Dehalococcoidia bacterium:
CCCTGTATTCATTTTGGAAAACTTCAGTTATTTTTTAGGCTGGTATACCCTGACCCAGTCAATTTCCATAGATGTCATTCCGTTTATTGGCTTAAGGCCTGATCATTGACGTAGAAAACCCGACCTTCACTGTCTATCCACCAGCAACCGATCGAAGCCCGATCGATGGCAAACTGGGTGAGCTTTAGCTTCTGTTCTGTTCGCTTGCGCTCGGTGATATCGCGGATGATCGCCGTGGCGAAGTAAGAATGGTCCGTTGTGCCGGAGGTCACAGAGAGTTCAACAGGGATCAGGCTGCCATCTTTGTGCTGACCTTCGATTTCCGTTACCCGACCGATGACCGGGCCAACGCCGGTGCGCATGAACTGACTTATTCCGCTCATCTTGGCCTGTTGATACCGCTGAGGGACGATCTGGAGCAGCGATTGCCCGAGTATTTCCTCCCGGGTGTAACCAAATATCCTTGTGGCGCTCTGGTTCCAGACCAATATTTTCATCTGATCATCGATGCATATCACTGCGTCGATGGAGGAATCGATCAGTTCTCGATATCTTTCTTCGCTTCGTTGAAGCTCCTGCTGAGCCCTCTTTCGTTCAGTGATGTCCCTGATGATACCGATCCGTCCGACCGGATTACCCGAGACATCCCTGAGCACTGCCATGCTTACTTCTGCGGGGAAAGAGGTGCCGTCTGCCTTGAGGATGGTGAATTCCGAATTTCCGAGCGTTTCTGTGGTATCGAGTTCTGCTATCATCCGCTCCAATGCTTCGGGCCCTGGTGATACGATGAACTGACGTGCGTTTCTGCCCAGTATTCTATCCCTGGAACTTACGCCATGCATCTCAAGCCACTGGTCGTTGACGTCCAGAATTGTGCTGTCCATGCCCGAGACCATTATTCCATCGGTCATAGAGTCGAATATCCGCCGCAGCTTTTCCTCGCTTTCCCGCAGCTTTTCCTCCGCCTTTTTGCGCTCGGTTATATCGCGGGTTACGCCGATGACTCCCACGGGATGCCCTTCAGGCCCGCGCAGGAATGTGGTATGGGATTGTGTCCAGATGGTGGAACCGTCTTTGCAATACTGTTCCAGTTCAAAGACTCGCCCACGAGGTTCTGGCTCCTGGCTCGATAGTTCGAGCTGCAACTCCTCTTGATAGATTTCCATGAGCATTTGGAGGGATTGGGGCGTAACTGCTTCTTCCAACGATTGCGCCATTGCCTCTTCAACCGTATATCCCCTGCTCTTGGTCACGGAAGGACTGATATGGGTCCATCGCAGGTTCATGTCCAGCGTCCAGATCATGTCGGTGGCGTTGTCAGCCAGACGGCGGTAGCGCTTTTCGCTCTCCTGAAGGGCTTCCTCCATCCGTTTGCTCTCGGTGACGTCGATGAAGGTGTTGTAAGCGTAAATTTGATCGTCAATCGTAACATAGGTGCTGCTGAGGCGCAATATCCTGATCTCTCCATCTTTGCGGATGGCGGATATCTCGAATTCCGTAGGCACAGCCTCTCCTGCTGCCTTCTTCTGTCTGCGTTGGAGGTAGTACTCCCTGGATTCAGGCGTCAGATGGACCGACAGTGGTTTTGAGGCAAACTCCTCGAAGTCGGCATAACCATATATCTTCAAAAGCGCCTGGTTGGCATAAACGATCTTGTTTTCATTGTTTATGCCGATCCCGATCAGCGAGTTTTCGACGATGGCGCGATATTTGGTTTCGCTCTCCCGCAGTTTCTCCTCGATCTGCTTGCGCTCCTCTATTTCCGTGAGCAAATCATTGTTGGCCTCCAGCAGTTCCCAGGTGCGTTCTTCCACGCGGTCCTCCAGTTTATCGCTGGCCTGCTGCAATTGAGTGTTGGCTGTGGAAAGCTCCTGGGTTCTCTGCTCGACTTTGCTCTCCAGGCTGGCGGTGTAGTCTTGAAGTTCTTCCTGTGTTTTCTGTAAAGTCGATGCCATGTTGCCGAATGCTTTGGATAGATCTCCGACTTCATCTCTGGAGGTGGTGATGCTGTAATTCCAGTTTCCCTGCATGATCTGTTCGGCACTGTGCCGCAGTTTGATGATCGGCCCGGAAAGCATTCTGGAGAAAAACAGGGCCGCAAAGGCTCCAAGGGCCAGAGATCCAAGCAGCACCCAGAACATGTTTCGAGTCAAATCCGATACCGGATCAAACGCTTCTCCATATCCCTTCTCCACAACTACTGTCCATCCGGTATCCGGTAATTGCTGGTAGGTGCTGATGACTTTGGCCCCCATGTAGTTCTTCGTGACGACGGGTTCCGGTGTCAGAGCGGGATTGCCAGTTACAACATGGCCGTTTTCATCCCGAATCTGAGGCGGGTTGACTTGTTGCGTCAGCACTGCGCCGCCGATAAATCGCGAGGGGGTCAGCATGAAACCGTCCTGGTTCAAAATGTACACTTCACCCGTGTCTCCCAGGCCTTCTCTATCGGCGGCTATTTCCGATAGCAAATCCTCTCCTCCCAGAAAGGCCATGACCCCTGCAAGTTGCCCAGACACAAAGAATGGTTGTGCCACCGCGAGAACAAAAGAGGGGCTGTCATCCTGGAGCTTGATATCGCCGATGAATATCCCCTCTTTGCCGTTCAGATAGATCGGGCTCTGGCTGAAATCCGTTTGTGACTGATCGCGCATTCTCGGGTCTTGCGTCGGGGCTTTACGGGGATCGAGCAGGCTCAGGTCCAAACCGCTGTCAATGGCTTTTGACAGGTCGATTTGGCTGAAGTCCATCTCGCTCAAGTCGATCTTGCTCCAATCGACCACACTGAAATTGATATTGCCGAAGTCGATTTTACTCAAATCCAGACCGCGGAAACTGTCTTGAAGTCCGGTATATGAGGTTGTTACCACCCTCCCACTGGAATCCAGATAGATGGCCTCTCGGATTTGTTGGCTGGACATGGCGAAATTGGACATCAGCGATCCGATGATGGTGGTGTAGTCGGGCATCCCTGTCTTCTGGGTGAAACCGCCGGCCTGGCTCAGGGCAACGTCAGCGACAGCCTGAATATCGAGCAGGCGAAGTATTTCCTTCTGTCTGTCCAGCATATTCTGGATGTTGTGGGATTTGGCCTGCGCTGTGGCTACCAGTTGCGCATTGATCTGGTTTTTGAGGGAATCTCTGGCCATGGTTCTGCCGATCAGGGTTCCGACACATCCGGTCAAAAACACGACGATAAGGATCAGCAAAAGGATTTTGGTTCTAATGCTCATTGGGCTCCTCGGTTTCTTTTCAAAAATATCCGTAGCCTGGAGTTCTGCCCATCACAGCAGGTGTGCGAACACGCAGGCATGTGGTAGACAATGCCTATTTGAGTTTAGTTGACTTCCGGTTTGGCTGAATAGCGGAACCGCACGCATTTTCTCATGGGAGAAACCTGCATTTTTTGCATCAATCATCAGTTGTCAGTGGGGGTGCTTTTCTGGACTTCGATCTTTGCATACCATTATAATTCCTATGTGGTGCGAAGAAATGCCTGAACTGCCTGAAGTGGAGACCATCCGCAGAGAACTCGTTCCCAAACTAGTGGGGCATCAGTTTATGTCGGCGGAGCTCCTGTGGCCGAAAGTGGTGCGGGAACCTGCCCCCGAAGAATTCTGCCGGAGGGTCGCCGGTCAGAGAATCGAAGATATCCGGCGGCGGGGAAAATACTTTATTTTCCATCTCTCAGATCGGGATCGGTTGGTTGTCCATTTAAAAATGACGGGCGCGTTGCTGATCCTGACTGAATCCCAGCAGTGCCGAAATCACACTACGGCTATATTCACGTTTGATGGTGGAATTCGTTTGCACTTCATCGATCAGCGCAAGTTCGGAGCGATCTGGCTGGTTGAGGATGAAAACAGGGTGGTTGGGGAACTTGGGCCGGAACCACTTGAGCCGTCGTTCACTCCGATGCTTCTGCACCGGATTGCGGAGAGGCATCGCGTGCCGATCAAAGCACTGCTTTGTGATCAGCATTCTATAGCGGGCATAGGCAATATGTATGCCGATGAAGCGCTGTTCGTTGCCGGAATTCACCCGCTGAGAGCGGCCAATTCCCTCTCCGATAGTGAATTGAGCCATTTACACGGCGCAGTCATCGAGGTGCTGCAGAAGGGAATAGAGAAGAAAGGGGCAAGCATGGAGAACTATCTTCGCCCCGATGGTGGCAAAGGGGAGGCTCAGTCTGAGTTCAGGGTTGCCCACCGGCGCGGTGAAGCGTGCCTGGTTTGCGGCTCTCCTATCACCAGGATCAGTATTCGAGGTCGGGGCACTTATTTTTGCCCTTGCTGTCAGGGGTCGATAGGATGAAAGAGGATACAGGCAGCCTGCTAAACGAAGTCGAAAAACTGTTCGAGCAGGAAGGGAATTTGGTTCGGTTGGAATCTGGCAGAGTGGTATTCGTTGGGGATACGCATGGAGACCTGGAGGCCACACAGAGGGTTCTGGATAAGTATCTGGGCGCGAACTGCAAGATCGTTTTCCTCGGCGATTATGTGGATCGCGGACCGGAGTCGGTGGAAAACCTGAATGTCCTGCTGAGAACCAAAATCGAGGTTCCCGAAAATATTTTTCTGCTGATGGGAAACCACGAGGGGTACAAAACCGTTCCGTTTTCCCCCGCCGATTTCTGGGAGGGGTTGGATCGGGAATGGCGCCAGCGATATGCCGCCGTCCTCTCCATGCTCCCGCTGGCGGTATCGACCTCCAATGGGATTGTTGCCCTGCATGGTGCGTTGCCTTACGTACAAGCGCTGGAAGATATTAGCAGTATCCAGTTTGGCAGCCGCGAGTGGCAGCAGGTGACGTGGGGAGACTGGCGGGAGAATGAAGCCAGTGATCTCGATGATCACACGGTCACGGGAAGGCCCCAGTTCGGGCAGAAGTGGTTCGAGGAAATCATGCGCAGATTGGGCAAGAATGTTCTGATCCGGTCTCACCAACCGGATATCGCCCCGGTGATCTATGATCGGAGGTGCTTGACGATTTTCACCTCCTCCGTCTACCGCGCGCTGGTGCCAAAGAGAACCGTAGCTATTGCCGATTTGGAAAAAGAGATCAGAACGGTGGATGATCTGGAGATCGAGACGATTTAAGGAGGAGAAGGTGGCGTCATTGCCATTCTATACCCGGAATGCCCTGATGTTTTTTGGCCTATCCAGGGAGGAGGAAAGTGAATAAATCTAAATTGCTGCGTTTTATGATGGTGCTGGTCCCGTATTTTATCCTGCTTGGCGTTACGATATACTCCTATGCAGATGTTAAGGGCTCCGATCTTGACAGCGGTGCGCCCAAGATACTGCTCTTGATTCCGGCGGTGATTTCGCTGATGCTTCCTACAACCTATGGCGCATTGATATTCGGCATCAAAGACAATCCCAGGCCAACGGCCACGTTGCTGGTGGGCATCTTCATGGGTGTCACCTTGCTTATTTTGGCTGGCGTCGTTTACCTGATTGCTTCTTGAAAAGGGGCTGCTGAGGATTTATTTGTATCTCACCCCAGCTCCGCAAGCTGCTTTTGCAGTCGCTCCAGTCTATCTTTGCCCTCGGCGATGTTCTGGCGCTCTCTTTCCACCACCTGTGCCGGGGCTTTGGAGATGAACTGCTCATTGGCCAGTCGCGCCTCGGTGCGGGAGATCTGGGCATGGACCGATTCGATCTCCTTTTGCAGTCGATTGCGCTCCGCATCGAAATCGATCATTCCTCTGAGCGGCAGGATCACCTCCACGTCCCGTAGCACTAGCACCTTGGCAGCGTCTTTTTTCGATTCCTTGGCCGATCGATCGATGATCGTCAGCGGACGCACCCGGGCCAGTGCTGAGATGATCGGGGTGTACTTTTCAGCCGGAAACCCGAAATCCTGTACCGCAATCAGCCCTTCGATGTATTTAGCGGGCTCGACTTTGGCTTCGGCGCGGGCATTGCGGATGGAGCGGACGATCTCGATCACCGATTCCATTTGGCGCTCGGCAGGAGGGTCTATATCCAAAAGATCGGCCAGAGGGTAGGCCGCGATCATAATCGATTCCGGAGCGTCATGATCCGGCTGATACTCCCTTATCCGCTGCCAGATTTCCTCGGTGATGAAGGGCATAAAGGGATGGAGCAGCCGCAATGTCTTTTCCAGGGTATCAACCAGCACGGGCATGGGGGACATGTCTTTCTGCTGGAGGCGTATCTTGGCCATCTCGATATACCAGTCGCAGAACTCGCCCCAGACGAACTCGTGAATCCGGCTCAGCGCTTCGCCGAGCATGAAGCCTTCCATCAGTTGGTGGACTTCAACGATCAGCCGATTCAGGCGGCTCCTGATCCAGCGATCTTCAATGGGCATCTGCGCAGCCTGGCCGGAGCCTGATCGGTCAGCTTGGCTGACGTTTGATCGGGTAGCTTGGCTGACGTCAGCCAAGCTACCCTCAATATTCCCCAGGATAAACCGGCTGGTGTTCCAGAGCTTGTTGGCGAAGTTGCGGCTGCCCTCCAGCTTTTGCGGGCTGATTCGCATATCGTTCCCCGGCGTGTTGCCCACGATCAGGGCCAGGCGCAGGGCATCGGTGCCGTATTGCTCCAGCGTCTTGAGCGGGTCGATCACATTGCCCCGGGTCTTGCTCATCTTCTCGCCCTTCTCATCCCGGATCAGCCCGTGGAGATAGACCTTATCGAAAGGAACCTTGCCGGTGTTTTCCAGGCCCATCATGATCATCCGAGCCACCCAGAAGAAAAGGATATCGTAGCCGGTCTCCATCACCGACGTGGGATAGAAATAATTAAAGTCCTCGGTGTCATCCGGCCAGCCGAGGGTGGAGTGCGTCCACAGTCCTGAGCTGAACCAGGTATCCAGCACATCAGGGTCCTGTTCGATGCGCTGGGATCTGCAATGCGAGCACGAACTGGGATCATCCACCGCGATGGTTATCTGGCCGCAATCCTGGCAATACCAGACAGGAATGCGATGCCCCCACCAGAGCTGGCGGCTGATGCACCAATCGCGGATATTGTTCATCCAGTTCAGATAGGTTTTGGTGAAATGCGCCGGGATGATCTGGATTCGGCCATCCATCACGGCATCGATGGCGGGTTTGGCCAGCGAATCGATTTTGACAAACCACTGCTTGGTGATCAGGGGCTCCACCATTGTCCGGCAGCGATAGCAATGCCCTACGGCATGAGTGTGAGGCTCGGTCTTGACCATCAATCCATCGCGTTCGAGGTCAGCCAGCAATTTCTTGCGGGCCACAAATCGATCCAGCCCTTTGTAGGGGCCGGCATTCTCGTTCAGGGTGGCGTCCAGGTTCATCACGTTCACATGCGGCAGGTGGTGGCGGTCAGCGATCTCGAAGTCCACCGGATCGTGAGCGGGCGTCACCTTCAAAGCGCCGGTTCCGAATGCGGAATCGACGGCGTCATCGCCGATGATGGGAATCTCGCGCCCGATGGCTGGCAGAACGACGCTTTTGCCGATCAGGTGTTTGTATCGAACGTCCTTGGGATTGACCGCCACGGCTGTATCTCCCAAAAGTGTCTCCGGACGGGTGGTGGCCACTACCACGAACTCGTTTTTCTTATCGGCCAGCCTGTATCTGATATGGTAGAAATTGCCCTGGATTTCCTTGTGGTCCACTTCCAGGTCGGAAAGGACGGTGGCACAGGCGGGGCACCAGTTGGTCAGGCGCTCTCCTCGATAGATGAGGCCCTTGTTATAGAGATTCATGAACGTGGTGCGGACCGCCTTGGCCGGGCCCGGGTCCATGGTGAAGACTTCCCGGCTCCAGTCGCAGGAGACGCCCAGCCGCTTGTGCTGTTCGGTGATGAGCCCCCGGCAACGGGCCACCCACTGCCAGACGCGCTCCAGAAACTTCTCTCTCCCCAGCGTTTGACGATCCAAGCCTTCCTTGGCCAGCAGTTGCTGAACGACGTACTGTGTGGCGATGCTGGCGTGATCGACTCCGGGCAGCCACAGCGTAGGATCGCCTTTCATGCGGTGCCATCGCGTCAAAACATCCTCCAGAGTGGCCGTCAGGGCATGCCCCAGATGCAGCTCCCCGGTCACGTTCGGCGGCGGCATGATGATGACAAATGGCTTTTTCTTGGGATCGATCTTGGGGGAGAAATAGCCTTTCTCCATCCAGAACGGATACCATTTGCTTTCGATCTGTTTCGGATCATAGGCTTTGGGGATTTCATTCAGCTGTTGTGCCATCAGGTATAAGTTTCCCTTCAAAAATAAAGGCGATTTGGGAATCGCCCTTGCCGATATATTCTACACTTGGTGAGCGAATGGCGTCAAATTGTCCCTATAGTTCCATGCCCTCATAGGCCAGCCGGATATCGATGCCCAGTTTTTGTGCCATTTGGCCGACTTCTCTTCTGATCTCATCTTCAAACTCCGGATTCAGATGAGTGAGCACTACTCTGGGGAAATAGCCCTTGGTTTGTTGAAAATTAATCAATTCTGTTCCCAGCATCAGCGGGCAGAGATGCATGGCTTGCAAAGCGATATCAGCCAGCTTGTTTGGGAAGGTTGTCTCGATGATCAAGATGCTCGGTGATATATATTCCCAGCAGGAAGATAACCCTGGGCCGGTGTCTCCGCTGAAGAATACCTTCTGTCCCCGCTTGCCAGTGATCTCAAATCCTACGGCTGGGATGGCATGGCTTACCGGAATAGGGAGAACCCCGTAGCCAGCGATATTTTCTGCATGATAGGGTTCGAGCCGATGTAACCTCAGAGCGGGGTTTTCAGGCGAAGGCCACTGAGTGAATTTGGGATAGACCGTGCCGTCGATCAAGTGAGTTTCCAGGATATCCAGTGTGTCCTGTGTGGCGTAGATATCGATGGTTCGATAGGAATTCCTCAGGGCAAGAAGGGGGATGTCCCGGATATGGTCATAGTGGCCGTGGGTCAACAAAACGGAGCTGATGTTGCCCTGTTGGGCAAAGGAGAGGCCGGAGGTCAGGCTTCCCGCATCGATAGCCATGACGCCGTCGATGAGGATCGAAGGAAGCCGGGTATCGGTTGATTCGAAATTGTGGGCGCCGAGAAACTTCATCTTCATTCGAGGTGTCCTTCAATGCAGGTGGTGTTGAATCCTCCCCGTATATTGTAGATGGTCGTCACTCGAAGCCGATTGGTTTCCAGGACATTTTTGAGATCCTGGAAGATCCGCTTGGTGATGGCTTCCTGATAGATACCGACGTTGCGGAAGCTGATGAAATAGTATTTCAGGCTCTTGAGCTCGACGCACTTTCCGCCGGTGGGATAGTATTCGATTCTGACTTTGGCCAGGTCCGGCAGGCCGCTGAACGGACACACGGCGCTGAATTCTTCCGTCTCGATCAGAATGGATTGTTCGGGGCTATCGAATGGGAAAGTTTCCAGCCAATCCGGGCGGATGTGGCTTTCGTCCTGGAATTCAAAAGATTTACCTTCAGCTATCGGCATTTTTCACCTGTTAGGGGATATTCAAAAACCTGTGGATTTGAAGGCTTAACCGCCATTGCGGATGCTCCAGGCAATATTGTACCGCCTGAAGGGTGTTCTTGGCCACCTCCGGGCCATATAATGGTTGCAGCAGGAAATGATCGAATCTATGTCGCAGGAAGTCCTGGGGGTCCATGTTTGCCTGCGGGAAGACGAGCTTTAACTCATTGCCTTCTTTTAAAACCAGTTCCGCGCCAGACTTCGGGCTGACGCAAATCCAATCGATTCTCTCCGGCGGTTCGAGCGTTCCATTGGTTTCGACAGCTACTTCAAATCCAGCTGTGTGGAAGGCATCTACCAGCGTCTGATCGAGTTGCAGCAGCGGCTCTCCGCCGGTGCATACAACGAAGGGATGGGAATTGGGATCATCCGGCCACAGGGCTCTTGCCCTACGGGCAAGAGCTTCGGCGCTGGCAAATGTTGCCCCTCCGGGGCCATCGGTTCCCACAAAGTCCGTATCGCAGAAGCGGCAAATCGCCATGGCTCGGTCTTCCTCGCGCCCTGACCAGAGATTGCATCCTGAAAACCGCACAAAGACGGCAGGTCTTCCTGTGTGGACTCCTTCTCCCTGGAGGGTGTAATAGATTTCCTTGATGGAATAGCTCATCGGATATCATCCGGGTATATCAGCGGATCGGTCAAACCGGCATCCTTGAACCCTTTCAGCCGAAGCCGGCAGGCATCGCAATGGCCGCAGGGGCCGCCATCTTTCAGCGGATCGTAGCAGGAATGGGTGAGGGAGTAGTCCATACCCAGAGCCATTCCCTTCTGGATAATCTGGGCTTTGGAAAGGTTTATCAGAGGGGTATGGATGGTTATGGATTGCTTCCCTTCCACTCCCATTCGGGTTGCCAGGTTGGCCATGTTCCGGAATGCCGCAATATATTCCGGTCGGCAGTCAGGATAGCCGCTGTAATCCACGGCATTAACCCCGATGAAAATGTCATTCACGTTCACTACTTCTGCCCAGGCCAGAGCAAAGGATAGGAAAATGGTGTTTCGCGCCGGGACGTAAGTGGCGGGAATGCCTGCCGCCTGATTATCCATTGGCCGATCCTTGGGAATTTCACCCTCGCCTGTGAGGGCAGAACCCCCGAAGGCACGGAGGTTGATATCGATGACAATGTGGTTCTGCACGTCGTATTTCCGGGCTACTCGGCGAGCCGCCTCGATCTCAAACTCGTGGCGCAGGCCATAACGGAAAGTCAGGGCGTAAGGCAAGAATCCCTGATCTCTGGCGATGGCCAGGGTAGTGGTGGAATCAAGTCCGCCGCTCAAGAGGACAATCGTTTTTCTGTTCAATGCGTGCCTGCCCTAAATCCACCGTTTTGATCGAAAGAAGGCCAGCATACCCAGGACGATGGCGATCATGAAAGTCAGTATGATGGGGAAAACGGCGACATCATTTTGAAAGGGGAGATCAATGTTCATGCCATATACACTGGCGATCAATGTCAAAGGCAGAAGGATAACAGATATGACGGTGAGCAACCTCATCACCTGATTGATGCGAAAAGACGTCAAGGTATTGTTGGTATCATTGAGGCCCTCTATGACCTCTTTGTATTCGTCCAGGTAATCCATTATCTTGCGGTTGTGGTCAGCCAGATCGCCGAAGTAAATTTCGGGGTCTTCCCGAATCAGCGGAAGCTCGCTTTTCTCCAGCCACTCAAATACCTCGATCTGGGGTTTTGTGATTCGCCTGATTGATAGAACATCCCGCCGGAGTATCGATATCTCGCGCACGGCTTCTCGGGTATCATCGCTGAATATCTGCTCCTCCACGGCATCGATATTATTCTTGATCCGGTTGAGGATGGGGAAGCAGTAGTTGACCAGACGATCAAGGAGAAGGTATAGCAGATAACCGGAGCCATGGCTCATGCTCGCGTCCCGAGTCTCCGTGTTGTTGAGGCAATCCCGGAAGAATCGGTTGAGAGGCTTCAGATTGCCTTCGTGCAGCATAATCAGATAGTTTTCGCCCAGGAATATCGAGACCTGGCTGACGTTGGTGAAGCCTATCTTTTTGTTGAATACCGGGAAATGAAACACGATGAACAAGTAGTCCGGATAGGCATCAACTTTGGGGCGCTGAATCCGGCTCAGGCAATCATCCAGGTCCAAAGGGTGAAAGAGGTAGTGTTCAGCCAGATACGAGGTCTCTGTTGCGGTCGGTCTCTCAATATCGATCCACTCCAGCTTGCCCAGTGAGATGGAATTGATTCTGGGTTCGGGTTTGACCACATTTGTAGAATCCATTATATGATTCGCTTGTCAGCGCTGAGTTAAGTATCTTTCCGCGGAAAGAGCGGCAATGGCGCCATCGCCCGTTGCTGCAACGACCTGACGGATAGATCCCTCCCGGATATCACCGGCAGCGAAAACCCCCGGTATCTCAGTTTCCATTTGGCTGTTGACGGGGATGAGTCCTCCTGGTCCCAGTTGCAGAAACTTGGAGAGATACTCGGTGTTCGGCTTGCTTCCCACCGCCATGAAAACGCCGCTCACCTGGAGAGTCGATTTCTCCCCGGTGTGGACGTGCCGCAGTTGGAGGTTGCTCACACTGTTTTCGCCACTGATAGCCTCAACCACGGTATTCCAGATGAACTCGATCTTGGGATCGGCAAAAGCCCTGTCTCGCAGGACCTTGGAGGCGCGGAGCTGATCTCTTCGGTGAATGACGAACACCCTGGGGCAACGCCGAGCGAGGAACAGCGCATCCGATATGGCTACATTTCCTCCTCCCACCACTGCCACCGCGAGGTCTCTGAAGAAAGGGCCATCACAGGTGGCGCAGTAGGATAATCCTCTGCCGACAAACTCTTCCTCTCCGGGTATCCCCAGCTTGGCATACTCTGAGCCGCCAGCGATGATCAGCGCTTCTGCAAAATAGTCGCCGTGGCTTGTCTTGACGATCTTTTCTTCCCCGGCAAGTTCGATATCGGTTACCTGAGTCATCTCTATCGTGACCCCGTTCTTGGCCGCCTGCTGCTCCATGAGCTGTCCCAGATCGAACCCTGAAATCCCCTGCGGGAAGCCGGGATAGTTCTCCACCAGTTCGGAATTGATGATCTTGCCGCCCGAGGCCATCATCTCCAGAAGCAGCGTTTTGAGCCCTGCCCTCGCGGTATAGATACCGGCAGTGAGCCCTGCAGGACCTCCCCCGATAATGATGATCTGATATCGCCTGTCGTCGTTCATCGCTAAGTTAGAAAACCATCCAGTTTCTTTTTGAACTCCGCTTTGGGTCTGAGTCCGACGATCTGGGTCATCGGCTTCCCGTCTTTGAAAATGATCACGGTGGGGATACTTGCAATGTTGTATGCGGCTGCTGTTTTGGGATTCTCATCTACGTTGACCTTGGCGAAAGTTGCCTTGCCTTCGTACTCGGAGGACAACTCTTCGATAATCGGGGCCACGGCCTTGCAAGGTCCGCACCAAGGGGCCCA
This genomic window contains:
- a CDS encoding PAS domain S-box protein, whose amino-acid sequence is MSIRTKILLLILIVVFLTGCVGTLIGRTMARDSLKNQINAQLVATAQAKSHNIQNMLDRQKEILRLLDIQAVADVALSQAGGFTQKTGMPDYTTIIGSLMSNFAMSSQQIREAIYLDSSGRVVTTSYTGLQDSFRGLDLSKIDFGNINFSVVDWSKIDLSEMDFSQIDLSKAIDSGLDLSLLDPRKAPTQDPRMRDQSQTDFSQSPIYLNGKEGIFIGDIKLQDDSPSFVLAVAQPFFVSGQLAGVMAFLGGEDLLSEIAADREGLGDTGEVYILNQDGFMLTPSRFIGGAVLTQQVNPPQIRDENGHVVTGNPALTPEPVVTKNYMGAKVISTYQQLPDTGWTVVVEKGYGEAFDPVSDLTRNMFWVLLGSLALGAFAALFFSRMLSGPIIKLRHSAEQIMQGNWNYSITTSRDEVGDLSKAFGNMASTLQKTQEELQDYTASLESKVEQRTQELSTANTQLQQASDKLEDRVEERTWELLEANNDLLTEIEERKQIEEKLRESETKYRAIVENSLIGIGINNENKIVYANQALLKIYGYADFEEFASKPLSVHLTPESREYYLQRRQKKAAGEAVPTEFEISAIRKDGEIRILRLSSTYVTIDDQIYAYNTFIDVTESKRMEEALQESEKRYRRLADNATDMIWTLDMNLRWTHISPSVTKSRGYTVEEAMAQSLEEAVTPQSLQMLMEIYQEELQLELSSQEPEPRGRVFELEQYCKDGSTIWTQSHTTFLRGPEGHPVGVIGVTRDITERKKAEEKLRESEEKLRRIFDSMTDGIMVSGMDSTILDVNDQWLEMHGVSSRDRILGRNARQFIVSPGPEALERMIAELDTTETLGNSEFTILKADGTSFPAEVSMAVLRDVSGNPVGRIGIIRDITERKRAQQELQRSEERYRELIDSSIDAVICIDDQMKILVWNQSATRIFGYTREEILGQSLLQIVPQRYQQAKMSGISQFMRTGVGPVIGRVTEIEGQHKDGSLIPVELSVTSGTTDHSYFATAIIRDITERKRTEQKLKLTQFAIDRASIGCWWIDSEGRVFYVNDQALSQ
- a CDS encoding metallophosphoesterase family protein, yielding MKEDTGSLLNEVEKLFEQEGNLVRLESGRVVFVGDTHGDLEATQRVLDKYLGANCKIVFLGDYVDRGPESVENLNVLLRTKIEVPENIFLLMGNHEGYKTVPFSPADFWEGLDREWRQRYAAVLSMLPLAVSTSNGIVALHGALPYVQALEDISSIQFGSREWQQVTWGDWRENEASDLDDHTVTGRPQFGQKWFEEIMRRLGKNVLIRSHQPDIAPVIYDRRCLTIFTSSVYRALVPKRTVAIADLEKEIRTVDDLEIETI
- the mutM gene encoding bifunctional DNA-formamidopyrimidine glycosylase/DNA-(apurinic or apyrimidinic site) lyase; translation: MPELPEVETIRRELVPKLVGHQFMSAELLWPKVVREPAPEEFCRRVAGQRIEDIRRRGKYFIFHLSDRDRLVVHLKMTGALLILTESQQCRNHTTAIFTFDGGIRLHFIDQRKFGAIWLVEDENRVVGELGPEPLEPSFTPMLLHRIAERHRVPIKALLCDQHSIAGIGNMYADEALFVAGIHPLRAANSLSDSELSHLHGAVIEVLQKGIEKKGASMENYLRPDGGKGEAQSEFRVAHRRGEACLVCGSPITRISIRGRGTYFCPCCQGSIG
- a CDS encoding MBL fold metallo-hydrolase; the encoded protein is MKMKFLGAHNFESTDTRLPSILIDGVMAIDAGSLTSGLSFAQQGNISSVLLTHGHYDHIRDIPLLALRNSYRTIDIYATQDTLDILETHLIDGTVYPKFTQWPSPENPALRLHRLEPYHAENIAGYGVLPIPVSHAIPAVGFEITGKRGQKVFFSGDTGPGLSSCWEYISPSILIIETTFPNKLADIALQAMHLCPLMLGTELINFQQTKGYFPRVVLTHLNPEFEDEIRREVGQMAQKLGIDIRLAYEGMEL
- a CDS encoding valine--tRNA ligase, whose amino-acid sequence is MAQQLNEIPKAYDPKQIESKWYPFWMEKGYFSPKIDPKKKPFVIIMPPPNVTGELHLGHALTATLEDVLTRWHRMKGDPTLWLPGVDHASIATQYVVQQLLAKEGLDRQTLGREKFLERVWQWVARCRGLITEQHKRLGVSCDWSREVFTMDPGPAKAVRTTFMNLYNKGLIYRGERLTNWCPACATVLSDLEVDHKEIQGNFYHIRYRLADKKNEFVVVATTRPETLLGDTAVAVNPKDVRYKHLIGKSVVLPAIGREIPIIGDDAVDSAFGTGALKVTPAHDPVDFEIADRHHLPHVNVMNLDATLNENAGPYKGLDRFVARKKLLADLERDGLMVKTEPHTHAVGHCYRCRTMVEPLITKQWFVKIDSLAKPAIDAVMDGRIQIIPAHFTKTYLNWMNNIRDWCISRQLWWGHRIPVWYCQDCGQITIAVDDPSSCSHCRSQRIEQDPDVLDTWFSSGLWTHSTLGWPDDTEDFNYFYPTSVMETGYDILFFWVARMIMMGLENTGKVPFDKVYLHGLIRDEKGEKMSKTRGNVIDPLKTLEQYGTDALRLALIVGNTPGNDMRISPQKLEGSRNFANKLWNTSRFILGNIEGSLADVSQATRSNVSQADRSGSGQAAQMPIEDRWIRSRLNRLIVEVHQLMEGFMLGEALSRIHEFVWGEFCDWYIEMAKIRLQQKDMSPMPVLVDTLEKTLRLLHPFMPFITEEIWQRIREYQPDHDAPESIMIAAYPLADLLDIDPPAERQMESVIEIVRSIRNARAEAKVEPAKYIEGLIAVQDFGFPAEKYTPIISALARVRPLTIIDRSAKESKKDAAKVLVLRDVEVILPLRGMIDFDAERNRLQKEIESVHAQISRTEARLANEQFISKAPAQVVERERQNIAEGKDRLERLQKQLAELG